A genomic window from Glycine max cultivar Williams 82 chromosome 17, Glycine_max_v4.0, whole genome shotgun sequence includes:
- the LOC100793495 gene encoding putative leucine-rich repeat receptor-like serine/threonine-protein kinase At2g24130, whose protein sequence is MLLFTIFRLTVFLIFFLGTVQSRVLHGKENAGIVNGKKSLISFMSGIVSDPQNALESWKSPGVHVCDWSGVRCNNASDMIIELDLSGSSLGGTISPALANISSLQILDLSGNCLVGHIPKELGYLVQLRQLSLSGNFLQGHIPSEFGSLHNLYYLDLGSNHLEGEIPPSLFCNGTSLSYVDLSNNSLGGQIPFNKGCILKDLRFLLLWSNKLVGQVPLALANSTRLKWLDLELNMLSGELPSKIVSNWPQLQFLYLSYNNFTSHDGNTNLEPFFASLVNLSHFQELELAGNNLGGKLPHNIGDLIPTSLQQLHLEKNLIYGSIPSQIGNLVNLTFLKLSSNLINGSIPPSLSNMNRLERIYLSNNSLSGEIPSTLGAIKHLGLLDLSRNKLSGSIPDSFANLSQLRRLLLYDNQLSGTIPPSLGKCVNLEILDLSHNKITGLIPEEVADLSGLKLYLNLSNNNLHGSLPLELSKMDMVLAIDVSMNNLSGSIPPQLESCTALEYLNLSGNSFEGPLPYSLGKLLYIRSLDVSSNQLTGKIPESMQLSSSLKELNFSFNKFSGKVSNKGAFSNLTVDSFLGNDGLCGWSKGMQHCHKKRGYHLVFLLIPVLLFGTPLLCMPFRYFMVTIKSKLRNRIAVVRRGDLEDVEEGTKDHKYPRISYKQLREATGGFTASSLIGSGRFGQVYEGMLQDNTRVAVKVLDTTHGEISRSFRREYQILKKIRHRNLIRIITICCRPEFNALVFPLMPNGSLEKHLYPSQRLNVVQLVRICSDVAEGMSYLHHYSPVKVVHCDLKPSNILLDEDMTALVTDFGISRLVLSDENTSTSDSASFSSTHGLLCGSVGYIAPEYGMGKHVSTEGDVYSFGVLVLEMVSGRRPTDVLSHEGSSLCDWIKKQYTHQHQLENFVEQALHRFSHCGVPNHRVKIWKDVILELVEVGLVCTQYNPSTRPTMHDIAQEMERLKDNLTKSNLPPHQ, encoded by the exons ATGTTGTTGTTTACAATCTTCAGATTAACAGTGTTTCTAATTTTCTTCCTGGGCACTGTTCAATCTAGAGTACTTCATGGGAAAGAAAATGCTGGCATAGTGAATGgaaaaaaatcacttatttCATTCATGTCAGGCATTGTTTCTGACCCTCAAAACGCTCTAGAGAGTTGGAAGTCACCGGGTGTTCATGTTTGTGATTGGTCAGGTGTAAGATGCAACAATGCAAGTGACATGATCATAGAGCTTGATCTCAGTGGAAGCTCACTAGGAGGCACTATTTCCCCTGCTCTTGCTAACATCTCTTCCTTGCAAATTCTTGATCTTTCTGGAAACTGTCTGGTGGGTCACATTCCAAAGGAATTAGGCTATTTGGTTCAGCTTAGACAACTCAGTTTGTCTGGGAATTTTCTTCAAGGGCACATTCCATCCGAGTTTGGTTCACTTCATAACTTGTACTACCTTGACTTGGGAAGTAATCATCTTGAGGGAGAGATTCCCCCATCTCTTTTCTGTAATGGGACCTCACTGAGTTATGTAGACCTATCTAACAATTCCTTAGGGGGACAAATCCCCTTCAATAAAGGGTGTATCCTTAAAGACCTCAGGTTCCTATTACTTTGGTCTAACAAGCTAGTAGGCCAAGTTCCTTTAGCTCTTGCAAACTCTACCAGGCTTAAATGGCTTGATTTGGAGTTGAATATGTTGAGTGGAGAGCTTCCTTCTAAGATTGTAAGTAATTGGCCACAACTACAATTCCTTTACTTGTCATACAACAATTTTACTAGCCATGATGGTAATACCAACCTTGAACCTTTCTTTGCCTCCTTGGTGAATTTATCTCACTTTCAAGAACTCGAATTGGCGGGAAACAATCTTGGTGGGAAGCTGCCTCATAACATTGGTGATCTAATTCCCACCAGCCTCCAACAACTTCACCTAGAAAAAAATCTCATATATGGCTCTATACCTTCACAAATTGGCAACCTTGTCAACCTGACTTTCTTAAAGTTGTCCAGTAACCTAATAAATGGATCAATCCCTCCCAGCCTCAGCAACATGAATAGGCTAGAAAGAATTTATTTGTCAAATAATTCACTATCAGGTGAGATTCCTTCAACCCTTGGTGCTATCAAGCATCTGGGACTTCTAGACTTGTCAAGAAACAAGCTTTCTGGTTCAATACCAGATAGTTTTGCAAATCTATCCCAGTTAAGAAGGCTTTTACTTTATGACAACCAGCTTTCTGGAACAATCCCACCAAGTCTGGGAAAATGTGTCAATTTGGAGATTTTAGACTTATCTCACAACAAGATAACGGGGTTGATTCCTGAAGAAGTTGCAGACTTGAGTGGCTTGAAACTATACTTGAATTTGTCAAACAATAACTTACATGGTTCTTTGCCATTAGAACTCAGCAAAATGGACATGGTGCTAGCTATTGATGTATCCATGAATAACCTCTCTGGCAGCATCCCTCCACAACTGGAAAGCTGCACAGCACTGGAGTACCTCAACCTCTCTGGTAATTCCTTTGAAGGCCCTCTCCCTTATTCATTAGGCAAATTGCTCTATATTAGATCACTTGATGTGTCTTCCAATCAATTGACTGGGAAAATACCAGAGTCCATGCAGTTGTCTTCCTCTCTCAAGGAACTTAATTTCTCTTTCAACAAATTCTCAGGGAAAGTCTCAAACAAGGGAGCATTTTCAAATCTTACCGTTGACTCTTTCCTTGGAAATGATGGTCTCTGTGGCTGGTCTAAAGGCATGCAACATTGTCACAAGAAACGTGGTTATCATTTGGTGTTCTTGTTGATTCCTGTGTTACTATTTGGCACCCCTCTCCTATGCATGCCTTTTAGGTACTTCATGGTAACGATCAAGTCAAAATTGAGAAATCGAATTGCTGTTGTTAGAAGAGGTGATTTGGAGGATGTAGAAGAGGGAACAAAAGACCACAAGTACCCAAGAATTTCATATAAACAACTTAGAGAAGCCACTGGAGGCTTCACTGCTTCAAGCTTAATTGGTTCAGGCCGGTTTGGACAGGTCTACGAAGGAATGCTTCAAGATAATACAAGAGTAGCTGTGAAGGTGTTGGATACAACACATGGTGAGATTTCAAGGAGCTTTAGAAGGGAATATCAGATCCTGAAAAAGATAAGGCACAGAAATTTAATAAGGATCATCACAATTTGTTGTAGACCAGAATTTAATGCCCTTGTTTTTCCCTTGATGCCAAATGGTAGCCTTGAGAAACATCTATATCCAAGCCAAAGATTGAATGTGGTTCAATTGGTAAGAATCTGCAGTGATGTAGCTGAGGGAATGTCCTATCTGCACCATTACTCTCCAGTGAAAGTAGTGCATTGTGATCTTAAGCCAAGCAATATACTCCTTGATGAAGATATGACAGCTTTGGTTACTGATTTTGGAATTTCAAGGCTTGTACTAAGTGATGAGAATACATCCACCAGTGACTCAGCATCTTTCAGTTCAACACATGGTTTGTTATGTGGCTCAGTTGGTTACATAGCTCCTG AATACGGAATGGGAAAACATGTTTCAACTGAGGGTGATGTTTACAGTTTTGGAGTACTTGTGTTGGAGATGGTCTCAGGTAGACGCCCCACAGATGTACTCAGCCATGAAGGCTCAAGCTTGTGTGACTGGATTAAAAAACAATACACACACCAACACCAACTTGAAAACTTTGTTGAACAAGCACTGCATAGGTTCTCTCATTGTGGCGTGCCAAACCATCGTGTTAAAATTTGGAAAGATGTTATACTTGAACTCGTCGAGGTGGGGCTAGTATGCACACAGTACAATCCTTCAACAAGACCAACCATGCACGATATAGCCCAAGAGATGGAAAGGTTGAAGGACAACCTCACTAAGTCAAACTTGCCCCCTCATCAATAG
- the LOC102670106 gene encoding uncharacterized protein translates to MAESDITAMKETLRAQQQLLQKLYAELDEEREASATAASEAMDMIVRLQGEKAAVKMEASHYRRMAEEKIGHAEASLEVFEELMYQKEMEITSLEYQALAYKNKLLTLGSDFNASDFEFDEDLLLSRHDQQHNGENGHASNAVRRLSSLPPIPLKNNLRSARKRDRSPSPVPIPVSDMVPNMLESDTDQEVSSPSFDLPRKSVDYGHGTLDAYWDQIQKLDEKVKVISDCKESGGEKRATLRSRRGRSCSVFSQASTKITCDLKDRVAAPTTTSSDKVNHSEGTSDGEAVAIPSCPGNSVHDVFEVPQTSQKHKASGHGKRRLERWSSEADNRLTKPDSVSEEAAKLHVKHDMDKLKSMLRGNREIKIPSTKDMKTIVWQKKEGMEGDCNAHAEFQKLHQRIDQLDRETINARKEIMHEVNGKEHLRLLKDICSQLKLIELEMRSWKTQKAPPKSNKRDNRLDPLQEAMVYFWF, encoded by the exons ATGGCTGAAAGTGATATAACAGCCATGAAGGAGACGCTCCGTGCGCAACAGCAACTTCTGCAGAAGCTGTATGCAGAGTTGGATGAGGAAAGAGAAGCCTCAGCAACCGCAGCCAGTGAAGCCATGGACATGATAGTGCGGTTGCAAGGGGAGAAGGCCGCGGTGAAGATGGAAGCGAGTCACTACAGGAGAATGGCAGAGGAGAAGATAGGTCATGCTGAGGCCAGCCTTGAAGTTTTTGAAGAGCTTATGTATCAGAAGGAGATGGAAATTACTTCTCTTGAGTATCAAGCCctggcttataagaacaaactTCTCACGTTGGGGTCTGATTTCAATGCTAGTGATTTTGAATTCGATGAGGACCTGTTGTTGAGTAGACATGATCAACAACATAATGGAGAAAATGGTCATGCTAGTAACGCGGTAAGAAGGCTAAGTTCACTGCCCCCAATTCCGTTAAAGAATAACTTGAGATCTGCTAGGAAGAGAGATAGATCACCTAGTCCTGTTCCAATTCCAGTTTCAGATATGGTTCCTAACATGTTGGAGAGTGATACTGATCAAGAAGTTTCTTCTCCAAGCTTCGATTTGCCAAGAAAATCGGTAGACTATGGACATGGAACTCTTGATGCATACTGGGACCAGATTCAAAAGTTAGATGAAAAAGTGAAAGTGATTTCAGATTGCAAAGAATCAGGAGGAGAAAAACGTGCCACATTGAGGAGTAGAAGAGGGAGATCGTGCTCAGTGTTTTCACAAGCAAGCACTAAGATAACCTGTGACTTAAAAGATAGAGTAGCAGCCCCTACTACTACTAGTTCAGATAAAGTAAATCACAGTGAAGGTACATCAGATGGAGAAGCAGTTGCTATTCCCTCATGCCCCGGTAATAGTGTCCATGATGTGTTTGAAGTCCCACAAACAAGTCAAAAGCATAAAGCAAGTGGACATGGGAAGAGAAGACTTGAGAGATGGAGTTCAGAAGCAGATAACAGATTGACAAAACCGGATTCGGTGTCTGAGGAAGCCGCCAAATTGCATGTTAAACATGACATGGACAAGCTTAAGAGCATGCTTAGAGGGAATCGTGAGATCAAAATACCTAGCACCAAAGATATGAAGACCATTGTTTGGCAGAAAAAAGAAGGGATGGAAGGGGATTGCAATGCTCATGCTGAGTTTCAAAAGTTGCATCAGAGAATTGATCAGCTTGATAGGGAGACAATCAATGCAAGGAAAGAGATTATGCATGAAGTGAATGGGAAAGAGCATTTGAGGTTGTTGAAGGACATATGCAGTCAACTAAAATTAATTGAGTTAGAGATGAGAAGCTGGAAAACCCAAAAAGCACCACCTAAGAGTAATAAGAGGGATAATCGTTTGGATCCTCTTCAAGAG GCAATGGTGTACTTCTGGTTTTGA
- the LOC100794551 gene encoding AUGMIN subunit 8 isoform X2: protein MDVCESEQALRKHRTRTRQPLVPAEKNNAITTTRRSGTREITSRYRSPSPTPATPSGPRRCPSPSLTRATTPASSKLLPKRAQSAERKRPATPPSPPSPSTPVQDSSIDVHLSSRRVSGSRMPEALWPSTMRSLSVSFQSDTISIPVIKKEKPVTSASDRTLRPNSNVAHKQVETPNVRKATPERKRSPLKGKNASDHTENSKPVDGLHSRLIDQHRWPSRIGGKVCSSASNRGIDHADKTTRMLNSSVLGTGVSSLRRLSLPGEARRPLQKASSNGARLMLLVESGRIVCEAKPVDDSFQVLRPHKFVPAITLDKTGLAAAGVRSQSLSNPGSRLPSPSKTSVLSSSSSRGVSPLRSRPSTPPRGASPSRIRPANSSNQSNNAISVLSFIADFKKGKKGAAFIEDAHQLRLLYNRYLQWRFVNAQAEDVFYIQNVTAEKSLYNVWHTTLSIWESIIRKRINLQQLQLELKLNSILNDQMAYLDDWAVLESDHIDSLSGAVEDLEASTLRLPLTGGAKADIEHLKHAIYSAVDGMQAMGSAICPLLSQVEGMNNLISEVAVVSSREKAMLDECEALLNFATAMQVEEYSLRTHLMQIKQAFVVNK from the exons ATGGATGTATGTGAGTCAGAGCAAGCATTAAGGAAACACAGAACTAGAACAAGACAACCCTTGGTTCCTGCTGAAAAAAACAATGCAATCACCACCACCAGACGCTCAGGGACAAGGGAAATTACTTCACGGTATAGGTCGCCTTCGCCTACTCCGGCAACTCCATCCGGTCCTCGTCGATGTCCCTCTCCAAGCCTCACAAGGGCAACGACACCTGCATCATCCAAATTGTTACCCAAAAGAGCTCAATCAGCAGAGAGGAAGAGGCCTGCGACTCCACCTTCCCCACCAAGTCCTTCCACACCTGTCCAAGACTCATCAATAGATGTGCATTTATCATCCAGAAGGGTGTCTGGTAGCAGAATGCCAGAGGCCCTTTGGCCTTCCACGATGCGAAGTTTGAGTGTTTCTTTTCAGTCAGACACTATTTCCATACCTGTTATCAAGAAGGAGAAGCCAGTGACTAGTGCTTCTGATCGTACACTGCGGCCCAATTCAAACGTGGCTCACAAGCAGGTTGAAACACCAAATGTAAGAAAGGCTACTCCAGAGAGAAAGAGGAGTCCTCTCAAAGGGAAGAATGCCTCTGATCATACCGAGAATTCGAAACCCGTTGATGGTTTGCATTCTCGATTGATAGATCAGCATAGATGGCCAAGCAGAATAGGTGGGAAGGTATGTTCTAGTGCATCAAATAGAGGTATTGATCATGCTGATAAGACAACCAGAATGTTGAACTCTTCTGTTCTGGGAACTGGTGTGTCTTCACTGCGAAGATTGTCTTTACCAGGTGAAGCAAGAAGGCCCTTGCAGAAAGCTTCTAGTAATGGTGCAAGGCTAATGTTGCTTGTTGAAAGTGGTAGAATAGTATGCGAGGCGAAACCGGTTGATGACAGTTTTCAAGTACTAAGACCTCACAAATTTGTTCCAGCAATAACATTGGATAAAACAGGATTAGCAGCAGCTGGAGTTAGATCTCAGTCCTTGTCAAATCCAGGATCACGGCTACCATCACCCAGTAAGACCTCAGTGTTGTCCTCTAGTAGTTCAAGAGGTGTTAGTCCATTGCGGTCAAGGCCTTCAACTCCTCCTAGAGGGGCTAGTCCATCTCGAATAAGGCCAGCCAATTCATCCAACCAATCCAACAACGCAATTTCAGTTCTCAGCTTTATTGctgattttaaaaaaggaaaaaagggtGCAGCCTTCATAGAAGATGCTCACCAATTACGACTTCTCTACAACAGGTACTTGCAATGGAGATTTGTCAATGCGCAAGCAGAGGATGTATTTTACATCCAAAATGTAACTGCGGAG AAATCACTGTACAACGTATGGCACACTACTTTGTCTATATGGGAATCAATTATCAGGAAGAGGATCAATCTCCAGCAACTGCAGCTTGAGCTGAAGCTGAATTCTATTTTGAATGATCAA ATGGCCTACCTTGATGACTGGGCTGTACTTGAAAGTGATCATATTGATTCCTTATCCGGGGCTGTAGAAGACTTGGAGGCGAGTACTCTTCGTCTTCCTCTAACTGGAGGGGCAAAG GCAGATATTGAACATTTGAAGCATGCTATCTATTCAGCTGTTGATGGCATGCAAGCAATGGGATCTGCTATCTGCCCTTTGCTGTCACAG GTGGAGGgcatgaataatttaatttctgaagTTGCTGTTGTATCATCTCGGGAAAAAGCCATGCTTGATGAATGCGAAGCGCTACTGAATTTTGCGACAGCTATGCAG GTTGAGGAATATAGCCTTCGGACGCATCTCATGCAGATCAAGCAAGCTTTTGTGGTAAATAAGTAA
- the LOC100305475 gene encoding calcium-binding EF-hand family protein — protein MGNTSSMLTQYDIEEVQQHCKNAFTQQEIVSLYQRFCQLDRNNCGFIPSDEFLSIPEFAVNPLSQSLLRMLDGLNFKEFVAFLSAFSPRATLHHKIEFIFKVYDTDCNGKVTFHDMLRALRDLSGPFMSEQQREDVLTQVLEEAGYAKDSSLVLSDFMKILGNSGLKMEVEVPVD, from the exons ATGGGCAACACATCCTCCATGCTCACCCAATACGACATCGAAGAGGTTCAGCAACATTGCAAAAACGCTT TTACGCAACAGGAGATAGTTTCTCTGTACCAACGCTTCTGTCAGCTGGATCGCAACAACTGCGGTTTCATCCCTTCCGATGAATTCCTCTCCATTCCCGAATTCGCCGTCAATCCTCTCTCTcag AGTTTGTTGAGGATGCTGGATGGGTTGAACTTCAAGGAATTTGTGGCCTTCTTGTCCGCCTTCAGTCCCCGTGCCACTCTCCACCACAAAATTGAAT TCATTTTCAAGGTCTATGACACCGATTGCAATGGAAAAGTTACCTTCCATGACATGTTGAGGGCTTTAAGGGATTTGAGTGGACCCTTCATGTCTGAGCAACAGAGAGAG GACGTTCTGACACAGGTCCTTGAGGAAGCTGGCTATGCAAAGGATTCTTCATTAGTCTTGTCTGACTTCATGAAG ATTCTTGGCAATTCGGGTTTGAAGATGGAAGTAGAGGTTCCGGTGGATTAG
- the LOC100794551 gene encoding AUGMIN subunit 8 isoform X1: protein MDVCESEQALRKHRTRTRQPLVPAEKNNAITTTRRSGTREITSRYRSPSPTPATPSGPRRCPSPSLTRATTPASSKLLPKRAQSAERKRPATPPSPPSPSTPVQDSSIDVHLSSRRVSGSRMPEALWPSTMRSLSVSFQSDTISIPVIKKEKPVTSASDRTLRPNSNVAHKQVETPNVRKATPERKRSPLKGKNASDHTENSKPVDGLHSRLIDQHRWPSRIGGKVCSSASNRGIDHADKTTRMLNSSVLGTGVSSLRRLSLPGEARRPLQKASSNGARLMLLVESGRIVCEAKPVDDSFQVLRPHKFVPAITLDKTGLAAAGVRSQSLSNPGSRLPSPSKTSVLSSSSSRGVSPLRSRPSTPPRGASPSRIRPANSSNQSNNAISVLSFIADFKKGKKGAAFIEDAHQLRLLYNRYLQWRFVNAQAEDVFYIQNVTAEKSLYNVWHTTLSIWESIIRKRINLQQLQLELKLNSILNDQMAYLDDWAVLESDHIDSLSGAVEDLEASTLRLPLTGGAKADIEHLKHAIYSAVDGMQAMGSAICPLLSQVEGMNNLISEVAVVSSREKAMLDECEALLNFATAMQVEEYSLRTHLMQIKQAFVPNSGKL from the exons ATGGATGTATGTGAGTCAGAGCAAGCATTAAGGAAACACAGAACTAGAACAAGACAACCCTTGGTTCCTGCTGAAAAAAACAATGCAATCACCACCACCAGACGCTCAGGGACAAGGGAAATTACTTCACGGTATAGGTCGCCTTCGCCTACTCCGGCAACTCCATCCGGTCCTCGTCGATGTCCCTCTCCAAGCCTCACAAGGGCAACGACACCTGCATCATCCAAATTGTTACCCAAAAGAGCTCAATCAGCAGAGAGGAAGAGGCCTGCGACTCCACCTTCCCCACCAAGTCCTTCCACACCTGTCCAAGACTCATCAATAGATGTGCATTTATCATCCAGAAGGGTGTCTGGTAGCAGAATGCCAGAGGCCCTTTGGCCTTCCACGATGCGAAGTTTGAGTGTTTCTTTTCAGTCAGACACTATTTCCATACCTGTTATCAAGAAGGAGAAGCCAGTGACTAGTGCTTCTGATCGTACACTGCGGCCCAATTCAAACGTGGCTCACAAGCAGGTTGAAACACCAAATGTAAGAAAGGCTACTCCAGAGAGAAAGAGGAGTCCTCTCAAAGGGAAGAATGCCTCTGATCATACCGAGAATTCGAAACCCGTTGATGGTTTGCATTCTCGATTGATAGATCAGCATAGATGGCCAAGCAGAATAGGTGGGAAGGTATGTTCTAGTGCATCAAATAGAGGTATTGATCATGCTGATAAGACAACCAGAATGTTGAACTCTTCTGTTCTGGGAACTGGTGTGTCTTCACTGCGAAGATTGTCTTTACCAGGTGAAGCAAGAAGGCCCTTGCAGAAAGCTTCTAGTAATGGTGCAAGGCTAATGTTGCTTGTTGAAAGTGGTAGAATAGTATGCGAGGCGAAACCGGTTGATGACAGTTTTCAAGTACTAAGACCTCACAAATTTGTTCCAGCAATAACATTGGATAAAACAGGATTAGCAGCAGCTGGAGTTAGATCTCAGTCCTTGTCAAATCCAGGATCACGGCTACCATCACCCAGTAAGACCTCAGTGTTGTCCTCTAGTAGTTCAAGAGGTGTTAGTCCATTGCGGTCAAGGCCTTCAACTCCTCCTAGAGGGGCTAGTCCATCTCGAATAAGGCCAGCCAATTCATCCAACCAATCCAACAACGCAATTTCAGTTCTCAGCTTTATTGctgattttaaaaaaggaaaaaagggtGCAGCCTTCATAGAAGATGCTCACCAATTACGACTTCTCTACAACAGGTACTTGCAATGGAGATTTGTCAATGCGCAAGCAGAGGATGTATTTTACATCCAAAATGTAACTGCGGAG AAATCACTGTACAACGTATGGCACACTACTTTGTCTATATGGGAATCAATTATCAGGAAGAGGATCAATCTCCAGCAACTGCAGCTTGAGCTGAAGCTGAATTCTATTTTGAATGATCAA ATGGCCTACCTTGATGACTGGGCTGTACTTGAAAGTGATCATATTGATTCCTTATCCGGGGCTGTAGAAGACTTGGAGGCGAGTACTCTTCGTCTTCCTCTAACTGGAGGGGCAAAG GCAGATATTGAACATTTGAAGCATGCTATCTATTCAGCTGTTGATGGCATGCAAGCAATGGGATCTGCTATCTGCCCTTTGCTGTCACAG GTGGAGGgcatgaataatttaatttctgaagTTGCTGTTGTATCATCTCGGGAAAAAGCCATGCTTGATGAATGCGAAGCGCTACTGAATTTTGCGACAGCTATGCAG GTTGAGGAATATAGCCTTCGGACGCATCTCATGCAGATCAAGCAAGCTTTTGTG CCAAATTCCGG